The following coding sequences are from one Dama dama isolate Ldn47 chromosome 8, ASM3311817v1, whole genome shotgun sequence window:
- the SLC11A1 gene encoding natural resistance-associated macrophage protein 1 isoform X2, protein MSIAFLDPGNIESDLQAGAVAGFKLLWVLLWATVLGLLCQRLAARLGVVTGKDLGEVCHLYYPKVPRILLWLTIELAIVGSDMQEVIGTAIAFSLLSAGRIPLWGGVLITIVDTFFFLFLDNYGLRKLEAFFGFLITIMALTFGYEYVVARPAQGALLQGLFLPSCAGCGQPELLQAVGIVGAIIMPHNIYLHSSLVKSREVDRSRRADIREANMYFLIEATIALSVSFLINLFVMAVFGQAFYKQTNQAAFNICANSSLHDYATIFPRNNLTVAVDIYQGGVILGCLFGPAALYIWAVGLLAAGQSSTMTGTYAGQFVMEGFLKLRWSRFARVLLTRSCAILPTVLVAVFRDLRDLSGLNDLLNVLQSLLLPFAVLPILTFTSMPAVMQEFANGLVSKVISSSIMVLVCAVNLYFVISYVPSLPHPAYFSLVALLAAAYLGLTTYLVWTCLITQGATLLAHSSHQRFLYGLPEEDQENGRTSG, encoded by the exons ATGAGCATCGCATTCCTGGACCCAGGAAACATCGAGTCAGATCTTCAGGCTGGGGCTGTGGCTGGCTTCAAA CTGCTCTGGGTGCTGCTGTGGGCCACAGTGTTGGGCTTGCTCTGCCAGCGACTGGCTGCCCGGCTGGGCGTGGTGACAGGCAAGGACTTGGGCGAGGTCTGCCATCTCTACTACCCTAAG GTGCCCCGCATTCTCCTCTGGCTGACCATCGAGCTAGCCATCGTGGGCTCAGACATGCAGGAAGTCATTGGCACGGCTATTGCATTCAGTCTGCTCTCTGCTGGACG AATCCCACTCTGGGGTGGTGTCCTCATCACCATCGTGGacactttcttcttcctcttcctcgaTAACTACG GGTTGCGGAAGCTGGAagccttttttggatttcttattACCATAATGGCCTTGACCTTCGGCTATGAG TACGTGGTGGCACGGCCTGCCCAGGGAGCACTGCTTCAGGGCCTGTTCCTGCCCTCCTGCGCAGGCTGCGGCCAGCCCGAGCTGCTGCAGGCCGTGGGCATCGTTGGCGCCATCATCATGCCCCACAACATCTACCTGCATTCCTCCCTGGTCAAG TCTCGAGAGGTAGACCGGTCCCGGCGGGCAGACATCCGAGAAGCCAACATGTACTTCCTGATTGAAGCCACCATCGCcctgtctgtctctttcctcaTCAACCTCTTTGTCATGGCTGTCTTTGGGCAAGCCTTCTACAAGCAAACCAACCAGGCTGCG TTCAACATCTGTGCCAACAGCAGCCTCCACGACTATGCGACGATATTTCCCAGGAACAACCTGACCGTGGCAGTGGACATTTACCAAGGA GGCGTGATCCTGGGCtgcctctttggccctgcagccctcTACATCTGGGCCGTGGGTCTCCTGGCCGCTGGGCAGAGCTCCACCATGACTGGCACCTACGCGGGACAGTTTGTGATGGAG GGCTTCCTGAAGCTGCGGTGGTCACGCTTCGCCCGAGTCCTGCTCACTCGCTCCTGCGCCATCCTGCCCACTGTGCTCGTGGCTGTCTTCAGGGACCTGCGGGACCTGTCAGGCCTCAACGACCTGCTCAACGTTCTGCAGAGCCTGCTG CTTCCCTTCGCTGTGCTGCCCATCCTCACCTTCACCAGCATGCCCGCCGTGATGCAGGAGTTTGCCAATGGCCT GGTAAGCAAAGTCATCAGTTCCTCCATCATGGTGCTGGTCTGCGCTGTCAACCTTTACTTCGTCATCAGCTACGTGCCCAGCCTTCCCCACCCTGCCTACTTCAGCCTTGTAGCTCTGCTGGCTGCAGCCTACCTGGGCCTCACCACCTACCTG GTCTGGACCTGTCTCATCACCCAGGGAGCCACTCTTCTGGCCCACAGTTCCCACCAACGCTTTCTGTATGGGCTTCCTGAAGAGGATCAGGAGAATGGGAGGACCTCGGGATGA